DNA sequence from the Pseudomonas fluorescens Q2-87 genome:
GCGGATCGCCGTCGCCACCGCCTCGTAAGGCAACGGCTGGCCCTCGATGCGCTGGTCGATGCTGATCACGTGCCAGCCATAGCGACTTTCCAGCGGCTTGCCCGCCAGGCCCGCCGGCAGGGTGAACAGTTGGCGCTCCAGTTCAGGCACGGTCTGGCCCTTGCTGATTTGCCCCAGCGACCCGCCCTGCTCCTTGGACGGGCACGCCGAATACTTCAGCGCCAGCTCGGCGAAGCTGCCGGGGAACTGATCCAGCCGTTCCAGCAGCAACTCGGCCTGTACGTGAGCCAGGCTGCGGGCCTCGGCATCGTCCGGCGCGCATTCGAGCAAAATGTGCCGCACCGCCAGCAACGGTGCGCTGTGAAAACGCGCCCGATTGCTTTCGTAGTAACGCAGGCAGGTCGCCTCGTCACATTGCGGCACTTGCACCTCACGTTCGAGCAGCAGCCGCGTGGCCGCTTCCTCTTCGTTCTCGCCGGCGCCGACCTGCAACGCCAGGCCCAACTCGGCGATGCGTTGCTGGAGCAACTCACGGATCACCAACGCCCGCGCCGCCTGATAGACCGCATCCTCGCGGCTTTCGGCCGGGTGATATTGCAGCTCCAACGCCATCGCCTGCGGGCTGATCGACACGTCGTTGACGCTGATGATCGGCCACTCCTGCTCGCTGCTGGCGATCAATTGAGGCGCTGCTTCGTCGCCTGCCACCGGCCCGGCCTGGGCCGGTTCGAACTGCACCGCCCCGGCCGGTTCGACCCCGGCCACCGGCGCCATTACCGGCGCCGCCTTGGCCGAAGATCCACAACCGCCGCCACCGCCACCACCACCGCCACATCCGCATCCACTCGCCATGATCTTCTCCTCAAAACTTCTGCCGAACGATTTGATAACGACGCCCCAAGTACCAGACCGGCGCACTGATGATGTGCACGAGACGGGTGAACGGGAACAATACGAACAGGGTCAGGCCCAGCAGCACATGGAGCTTGTAGACCAGGCCCACCGGTGCCATCGACGTGGCCGCTTCCACTGGACGCAGCAGCACGGTGTTCTGGGCCCAGTCGGCCAGCATCACCATCACCGAGCCGTCCATATGGGCGGTGGATGCGACGATGGTCATCAGCCCCAGCACCAGTTGCACCAGCAACACCACCAGCACCAGGATGTCCGAGGGATTGGACGTGGCGCGGACCCGTGGGTCGGTCAGGCGGCGGTTGAGCAGCATCACCAGGCCGATCAGGCCGAGCACGCCGAAGAAACCACCGGAGACCATCGCCAGCAGCTGCTTGTTCTCGGTGCTCAGCACATGGTGGTAGATCGCCGACGGCGTCAGCAGGCCGACGAAGTGGCCGGCCAGCACGAACAGCACGCCGACGTGGAACAGGTTGCTCGCCACGCGCATGCCGCGCTTGTTGAGCATCTGGCTGGAACCGGCCTTCCAGGTGTACTGGGCCAAGTCAAACCGTGCCCAACTGCCGAGCAGGCAGATCGCCAGGGCGACGTAGGGGTAGACCCCGAACAACAACAGATCCCATTTAGACATTGCCCACCTCCGCGGCTGGCGCTGCGGCCAGCCCTTCATGCTGAAAATCCACCCAGTGCAACGGCACCGCACTTTCGTCCCGCGCCTTGCCTGGCGCGCTGGGCAGTGAACTGCAACGGTCCTGTTGTTCGGCCTTCATGAAATCCACCTGCTCTTCTTCCCAGATCTTGTCCAGGGCTTCGAGGGAGTCGTCCCGTGGCTCGGCCTTGACCTGCTCGCGCAATTCGGCGACCGCGCCCTGGGGTTCGGCCCCGGCGATTTGCAACAAGGCCCGAAAGCAACTGGCGTAGGCGCTTTCACGCTCTTCCAGGCGCGCCGCAAGCAAGGCCAGCAAGTGCGCGACATCGGCCAGGCCCTCGCGGGCCTCGATGTCTTCGCGGGTGGAGAGAAACTCCAGGTACAGCGGGATGTAATCGGGCAGTTCCTTGACGCCGATCGCGAAACCAGCCTCTTCGTACTGGGCCATCATGTCCACCATGGCCTGGCCACGGTCGCGGGACTCACCGTGGACGTGTTCGAACAGCAACAGCGACAGCGAACGGCCCCGGCCGAACAGCGCGCCGTAGTGTTCCTGGCCGTCCATCAAGTCCTTGCCGCAGATCAGTTCCAGCAATTCGAACAAGCCGGCGCGCTGCTGGGGACTGATTTCCCGTGCCTGGAGAATCGCCTGTTCCAGCTCGTCACGACCGGCCACCAAGGTCTCAGTCGGGTAATCGAGCAGCAATGAAATCACCTTGAGAATGCGCATGTTCATTCCTCCCACAACTGCACGGTCTTGATCACGTCGCGGCGGTTGGCCTTCTTGCCACCGAACATGTTGGTGTCGGAGCTGCCGCTGCAACCGCTGCCGAAGCTGAAACCACAACCGGAACGTTCGGCAAACGCATCGCTCATGGCGTCTTCGCGGTGAGCGCTTGGCACGACAAAACGGTCTTCGTAGTTGGCGATGGCCAGGTAGCGGTACATCTCTTCCACCTGGTTCACGCTCAAGCCGACGTCGGCCAGCACTTGCAGATCCTGCACACCGTCGACCTGTTCGGAACGCTTGTAGGCGCGCATCGCCAGCAGACGCTTGAGGGCATGCTTGACCGGTTTTTCATCGCCGGCGGTGAGCATGTTCGCCAGGTAACGCAGCGGGATGCGCAGGCTGTCGACATCCGGGATCACCCCGTTCATGCCCACGGTGCCGGCTTCGGCGGCGTTCTGGATTGGCGACAGTGGCGGCACGTACCAAACCATTGGCAAGGTGCGGTATTCCGGGTGCAGCGGCAGCGCGAGTTTCCAGTCCACGGCCATTTTGTAGACCGGCGAGCGTTGCGCCGAATCGATCACCGACTGCGGCACGCCATCGGCCAGGGCCTGGCGAATCACCGCCGGATCGTTCGGGTCGAGGAAAATTTCCAGCTGCTTCTCGTACAGGTCCTGCTCGTTGGGGGTACTCGCCACTTCGCTGATACGGTCGGCGTCATACAGCAACACGCCGAGGTAGCGAATGCGACCCACGCAGGTTTCCGCGCAAACGGTCGGCATGCCCGCTTCGATGCGCGGGTAGCAGAAAATGCATTTTTCCGACTTGCCGCTCTTCCAGTTGAAGTAGATCTTCTTGTACGGGCAGCCGCTGATGCACATGCGCCAGCCCCGGCACTTTTCCTGGTCGATCAGGACAATGCCGTCCTCCTCGCGCTTGTAGATCGCGCCGCTCGGGCACGATGCCGCGCACGTCGGGTTCAGGCAGTGCTCGCACAGGCGCGGCAGGTACATCATGAACGTGTTTTCGTACTCGCCGTAGATGTCCGCCTGGATCTGGTCGAAGTTCTTGTCCTTGCGGCGCTTGGCGAATTCAGTGCCCAGGATTTCTTCCCAGTTCGGGCCCCACTCGATCTTCTCCATGCGCTTGCCGGACACCACCGAACGCGGCCGCGCGGTGGGCTGGTGCTCACCCAGTGGCGCGGTGTGCAGGTGCTGGTAATCGAAGTCGAACGGTTCGTAGTAATCGTCCAGGCCTGGCAGGTCCGGGTTGGCGAAGATGTTCGCCAACACGCGGAACTTGCCGCCGATGCGCGGGTTGATCGACCCGTCGGCATTGCGAACCCAGCCGCCCTTCCACTTGTCCTGGTTTTCCCATTCTTTCGGATAGCCAATGCCGGGCTTGGATTCAACGTTGTTGAACCAGGCGTACTCCATACCTTCGCGGCTGGTCCAGACGTTTTTGCAGGTGATCGAGCAAGTGTGGCAGCCGATGCATTTGTCCAGGTTCAGGACCATGCCGATTTGTGAGCGAATCTTCATCTCAGTTCTCCTCGATGTCAGTCGGCAGTGGACGCGGCAGATCATCGCCACTGGAACCGTCGAGCCAGTCGACCTTGGCCATCTTGCGCACCACGACGAATTCATCGCGGTTGCAACCGACCGTGCCGTAATAGTTGAAGCCGTAGGCCTGTTGGGCGTAGCCGCCGATCATGTGGGTAGGCTTGAGCACCACGCGGGTCACCGAGTTGTGGTGGCCACCGCGGGTCTTGGTGGTTTCCGACCCCGGCACGTTCACGATCCGTTCCTGGGCGTGGTACATCATCACCATGCCTTCCTTGACCCGCTGGCTGACCACCGCCCGGGCGGTCAGCGCGCCGTTGACGTTGAAGCACTCGATCCAGTCGTTGTCCTCGATACCGGCGCGCTTGGCGTCGATTTCCGAGAGCCAGACAATCGGCCCGCCACGGCTCAAGGTGAGCATCAGCAGGTTGTCGCTGTAGGTGCTGTGGATGCCCCATTTCTGGTGCGGAGTGATCCAGTTCAGGACGATCTCGGTCTCGCCATTGCTGCGCTTGCCCTTCACGCCGGCGATGGTGCGGGTGTTGACCGGTGGCCGGTAGCTCATCAACTGTTCGCCGAAGGCCTGCATCCACGGGTGATCCTGGTAGAACTGCTGGCGGCCGGTGATGGTGCGCCATGGAATCGCCTCGTGAACGTTGGTGTAGCCGGCGTTGTAGCTCACGTGATCGTCTTCCAGGCCGGACCAGGTCGGGCTGGAAATGATCTTGCGTGGCTGGGCCTGGATGTCGCGGAAACGAATGGCCTCGTGCTCCTTGGAGATGGCCAGGTGGCTGTGGTCGATGCCGGTGAACTCCGACAGCGCCGCCCAGGCTTTCACCGCGACATGGCCGTTGGTTTCCGGGGCCAGGGACAGGATCACCTCGGCAGCGTCGATCGCGCTGTCAATCTTTGGCCGCCCTTGGCTGATGCCAGCCTCGACTTCCTTGTGGTTCAGTTCGCCGAGGAATTTGACTTCCGTCTCGGTGTTCCAGTTGATGCCCTTGCCGCCGTTGCCGAGCTTCTCGAGCATCGGGCCCAAGGAGGTGAACTGCTTGTAGATGTTCGGGTAGTCGCGCTCCACCACGTGCAGGTTCGGTGCGTTCTTGCCCGGGATCGGTGCCACACCGGCGCTTTTCCAGTCGGTGCCGCCAAACGGTTGGGCCAGCTCACCGACGCTGTCATGCATCAACGGCACGGTGACCAGGTCTTTCTCGACCCCCAGGTGCCCGACCGACATGGCCGAAAACGCTTTGGCGATGCCCTTGTAGATTTCCCAGTCCGAACGCGATTCCCAGGCCGGATCGATGGCGGCCGACAATGGGTGGATGAACGGGTGCATGTCCGAGGTGTTCATGTCGTCTTTTTCGTACCAGGTCGCGGTCGGCAAGACGATGTCGGAATACACGCAGGTCGAGGACATGCGGAAGTCCAGGGTGGTCACTAGGTCGAGCTTGCCAATGGCGCCCTCGTCGACCCATTCGGCTTCGGTGGGCTTGCATTCGCTGCCATGGCCGATGTCTTCGTTCATCACGCCATTCTTGGTGCCCAACAGGTACTTGAGCATGTACTCGTGGCCCTTGCCCGAGGAGCCCAGCAGGTTGGAGCGCCAGATGAACATGTTGCGCGGGAAGTTCACCGGGCTGTCGGGCTGCTCGCAGGCAAAGCGCAGGGAACCGTCCTGCAGCGACTTGACCACGTAGTCCTTGGGTTCCAGGCCCGCGGCGGCGGCATCGCGGCAGATGTGCAGCGGGTTGGTGTTGAGTTGCGGCGCGCTCGGCAACCAGCCGGCCCGTTCGGCGCGGATGTTGTAGTCCAGGGCGTGCTCGGGGAATTGTGATTTGTCGGCCAGGGGCGAGAGCACGTCGTGCATGCTCATCTTCTCGTGGCGCCATTGCGAACTGTGGCCGTAGAAGAAGCTGGTGCCGTTCATTTGCCGTGGCGGACGGTTCCAGTCCAGGCCAAAGGCCAGGGGCAGCCAACCACACTGCGGACGGAGTTTTTCCTGGCCGACATAGTGGGCCCAGCCACCGCCGGTCTGGCCGACGCAACCGCAGAGCATGAGCATGTTGATCAGCCCGCGGTAGTTCATGTCCATGTGGTACCAGTGGTTCATCGCCGCACCGACGATGATCATCGAGCGTCCACGGGTCTTGTCGGCGTTGTCGGCGAACTCCCGGGCGATCTGGATCGCCTTTTCGCGGCTCACACCAGTGATTTGCTCCTGCCAGGCCGGGGTGCCAGGCACTGACGCGTCGTCGTAGTCCTTGGCGACATTGGCGCCGCCCAGGCCACGGTCGATGGCCAGGTTGGCGGCCGACAGGTCGAATACGGTGGCGACTTTCGCCACGCTGCCGTCGGCCAGCACCACGCTGTGCACCGGCACGCGGCGGAACTGCACCGCATCACCGGCCACGTGCTGGAAGTACTCCTGGGCTTCGCCGGCGAAATACGGGAAGGCCACCTCAGCGACGTCACCGCCGATCAGGCTCAGCTTGAGGTCGATCTCACGTCCTTCGCCACCTTCACGGGGCAGGATGTTCCACTTGCCCTTCTCGCCCCAGCGATAGCCGATGGAGCCTTGGGGCGAAACCAGTTCGCCGGCGGCATCCAGGGCGATGGTTTTCCATTCCGGATTGTTGTCCTGGCCGAGGTTGTCGGTCAGGTCGCTGGCCCGCAGGAAACGGTCGGGCTGGTAACCCGCGCCCGGCGCCGCGCCAAGCATCGGTTTGAGCATCACCAGCACCGGCAGGTCGGTGTAGCGCTTGGCGTATTCGGTGAAATAAGCGCTGGGCTTGTCCAGATGGAATTCTTTGAAGATCACATGATTGAAAGCCTGGGCCAACGCGGCGTCGGTGCCTTGCTTGGGGTTGAGCCACAAGTCGGT
Encoded proteins:
- a CDS encoding peptidylprolyl isomerase, with product MASGCGCGGGGGGGGGCGSSAKAAPVMAPVAGVEPAGAVQFEPAQAGPVAGDEAAPQLIASSEQEWPIISVNDVSISPQAMALELQYHPAESREDAVYQAARALVIRELLQQRIAELGLALQVGAGENEEEAATRLLLEREVQVPQCDEATCLRYYESNRARFHSAPLLAVRHILLECAPDDAEARSLAHVQAELLLERLDQFPGSFAELALKYSACPSKEQGGSLGQISKGQTVPELERQLFTLPAGLAGKPLESRYGWHVISIDQRIEGQPLPYEAVATAIRTQLQQGVWQKALVQYLQTLIGAADIRGIALQGADSPLVQ
- the narI gene encoding respiratory nitrate reductase subunit gamma; this encodes MSKWDLLLFGVYPYVALAICLLGSWARFDLAQYTWKAGSSQMLNKRGMRVASNLFHVGVLFVLAGHFVGLLTPSAIYHHVLSTENKQLLAMVSGGFFGVLGLIGLVMLLNRRLTDPRVRATSNPSDILVLVVLLVQLVLGLMTIVASTAHMDGSVMVMLADWAQNTVLLRPVEAATSMAPVGLVYKLHVLLGLTLFVLFPFTRLVHIISAPVWYLGRRYQIVRQKF
- the narJ gene encoding nitrate reductase molybdenum cofactor assembly chaperone, yielding MRILKVISLLLDYPTETLVAGRDELEQAILQAREISPQQRAGLFELLELICGKDLMDGQEHYGALFGRGRSLSLLLFEHVHGESRDRGQAMVDMMAQYEEAGFAIGVKELPDYIPLYLEFLSTREDIEAREGLADVAHLLALLAARLEERESAYASCFRALLQIAGAEPQGAVAELREQVKAEPRDDSLEALDKIWEEEQVDFMKAEQQDRCSSLPSAPGKARDESAVPLHWVDFQHEGLAAAPAAEVGNV
- the narH gene encoding nitrate reductase subunit beta, which codes for MKIRSQIGMVLNLDKCIGCHTCSITCKNVWTSREGMEYAWFNNVESKPGIGYPKEWENQDKWKGGWVRNADGSINPRIGGKFRVLANIFANPDLPGLDDYYEPFDFDYQHLHTAPLGEHQPTARPRSVVSGKRMEKIEWGPNWEEILGTEFAKRRKDKNFDQIQADIYGEYENTFMMYLPRLCEHCLNPTCAASCPSGAIYKREEDGIVLIDQEKCRGWRMCISGCPYKKIYFNWKSGKSEKCIFCYPRIEAGMPTVCAETCVGRIRYLGVLLYDADRISEVASTPNEQDLYEKQLEIFLDPNDPAVIRQALADGVPQSVIDSAQRSPVYKMAVDWKLALPLHPEYRTLPMVWYVPPLSPIQNAAEAGTVGMNGVIPDVDSLRIPLRYLANMLTAGDEKPVKHALKRLLAMRAYKRSEQVDGVQDLQVLADVGLSVNQVEEMYRYLAIANYEDRFVVPSAHREDAMSDAFAERSGCGFSFGSGCSGSSDTNMFGGKKANRRDVIKTVQLWEE
- a CDS encoding nitrate reductase subunit alpha encodes the protein MSHLLDQLRFFNRKQGEFSEGHGETRKESRDWENVYRSRWQYDKIVRSTHGVNCTGSCSWKIYVKNGLITWETQQTDYPRTRNDLPNHEPRGCPRGASYSWYIYSANRLKYPKIRKPLLKLWREARQTLPPVEAWASIVEDKVKADSYKSKRGMGGFIRSNWEEVNEIIAAANVYTVKEHGPDRVVGFSPIPAMSMVSYAAGSRYLSLIGGVCLSFYDWYCDLPPASPMVWGEQTDVPESADWYNSNYIIAWGSNVPQTRTPDAHFFTEVRYKGTKTVAITPDYSEVAKLTDLWLNPKQGTDAALAQAFNHVIFKEFHLDKPSAYFTEYAKRYTDLPVLVMLKPMLGAAPGAGYQPDRFLRASDLTDNLGQDNNPEWKTIALDAAGELVSPQGSIGYRWGEKGKWNILPREGGEGREIDLKLSLIGGDVAEVAFPYFAGEAQEYFQHVAGDAVQFRRVPVHSVVLADGSVAKVATVFDLSAANLAIDRGLGGANVAKDYDDASVPGTPAWQEQITGVSREKAIQIAREFADNADKTRGRSMIIVGAAMNHWYHMDMNYRGLINMLMLCGCVGQTGGGWAHYVGQEKLRPQCGWLPLAFGLDWNRPPRQMNGTSFFYGHSSQWRHEKMSMHDVLSPLADKSQFPEHALDYNIRAERAGWLPSAPQLNTNPLHICRDAAAAGLEPKDYVVKSLQDGSLRFACEQPDSPVNFPRNMFIWRSNLLGSSGKGHEYMLKYLLGTKNGVMNEDIGHGSECKPTEAEWVDEGAIGKLDLVTTLDFRMSSTCVYSDIVLPTATWYEKDDMNTSDMHPFIHPLSAAIDPAWESRSDWEIYKGIAKAFSAMSVGHLGVEKDLVTVPLMHDSVGELAQPFGGTDWKSAGVAPIPGKNAPNLHVVERDYPNIYKQFTSLGPMLEKLGNGGKGINWNTETEVKFLGELNHKEVEAGISQGRPKIDSAIDAAEVILSLAPETNGHVAVKAWAALSEFTGIDHSHLAISKEHEAIRFRDIQAQPRKIISSPTWSGLEDDHVSYNAGYTNVHEAIPWRTITGRQQFYQDHPWMQAFGEQLMSYRPPVNTRTIAGVKGKRSNGETEIVLNWITPHQKWGIHSTYSDNLLMLTLSRGGPIVWLSEIDAKRAGIEDNDWIECFNVNGALTARAVVSQRVKEGMVMMYHAQERIVNVPGSETTKTRGGHHNSVTRVVLKPTHMIGGYAQQAYGFNYYGTVGCNRDEFVVVRKMAKVDWLDGSSGDDLPRPLPTDIEEN